A portion of the Collinsella aerofaciens genome contains these proteins:
- a CDS encoding cyanophycin synthetase family protein → MAGLFNILKVTVSEDKICAHVLVNPGMPLMTSEDIEATARVYYLVPAIAKHLCLGDSGREFQDCMGQTELCHLLEHVTVELMNETGLAGSISCGRTRVSEHDERVFEVELSCPDDALAIGALSSATFMMDWAYLHADQPAPDVDGTVAGLRNLVLGMRAEAEGKDPHEAVAAANGEDAAEDEGADEGADEGDVPVDAEPVADATAEPVPTEPQGVPNFDDEPQVAIDTEGAVAENHEASAAVFGGAATVPAGPAHEGGLPLVDGAGEDPGATVAMPAMPQE, encoded by the coding sequence ATGGCAGGCCTGTTCAACATCCTTAAGGTCACCGTCAGTGAGGACAAGATCTGCGCGCATGTGCTGGTGAACCCCGGCATGCCGCTCATGACCTCGGAGGACATCGAGGCCACGGCGCGCGTGTACTACCTGGTGCCCGCGATTGCCAAGCACCTGTGCCTGGGCGATTCCGGCCGCGAGTTCCAGGACTGCATGGGTCAGACCGAGCTCTGCCACCTGCTGGAGCACGTGACGGTCGAGCTCATGAACGAGACCGGTCTTGCCGGTAGCATCTCGTGCGGCCGCACGCGCGTAAGCGAGCATGACGAGCGTGTCTTTGAGGTCGAGCTTTCGTGCCCCGATGACGCACTGGCCATCGGTGCGCTGTCGTCGGCCACCTTTATGATGGACTGGGCGTACCTGCACGCCGACCAGCCGGCTCCCGATGTGGACGGTACGGTCGCGGGCCTGCGCAACCTGGTGCTGGGCATGCGCGCCGAGGCCGAGGGCAAGGATCCTCACGAGGCCGTCGCCGCTGCGAACGGCGAAGATGCTGCCGAGGACGAGGGCGCTGACGAGGGCGCTGACGAGGGCGATGTGCCGGTCGACGCCGAGCCCGTTGCCGATGCGACCGCCGAGCCCGTTCCCACCGAGCCCCAGGGCGTCCCCAACTTTGACGACGAGCCCCAGGTGGCGATTGATACCGAGGGCGCGGTTGCCGAGAACCACGAGGCCTCCGCGGCCGTCTTTGGCGGTGCGGCGACGGTTCCGGCAGGACCTGCGCATGAGGGCGGCCTGCCGCTCGTGGACGGCGCCGGCGAGGACCCGGGTGCCACGGTGGCCATGCCGGCTATGCCTCAGGAGTAG
- a CDS encoding DUF362 domain-containing protein has protein sequence MTATAPAAPAKVYFTNLRTHARESQLDKLKRLIRHAGIEQIDFENKFVAIKIHFGELGNLSFLRPNYARAVADVVKELGGKPFLTDCNTLYVGSRKNALEHIDTAYQNGFTPYATGCQIIIADGLKGTDEALVPVEGGEYVREAKIGQALMDADIVISLTHFKGHEQAGFGGAMKNLGMGGGSRAGKMEQHAAGKPNVATEHCVGCRACEKICAHDAISFDDTRERELANGNTRTVHVAAIDHDRCVGCGRCIAACNQDCIKPGYDAAADVLNCKIAEYTKAVVDGRPSFHISLAMDISPNCDCHPENDTPIVNDIGMFASFDPVAIDQACADAVMASEPLPNTELTDSAAKMEHSHEHLEGEQAKDPFCITHPDTDWRTCIAHAEKIGLGTSKYELIEVK, from the coding sequence ATGACCGCAACTGCACCCGCAGCGCCCGCTAAGGTGTACTTCACCAACCTGCGCACGCATGCTCGCGAGAGCCAGCTCGACAAGCTCAAGCGTCTCATCCGTCACGCCGGTATTGAGCAGATCGACTTTGAGAACAAGTTCGTCGCTATCAAGATTCACTTTGGCGAGCTGGGCAATCTGAGCTTTTTGCGCCCCAACTACGCCCGCGCCGTCGCGGATGTCGTGAAGGAGCTGGGCGGCAAGCCCTTCCTCACCGACTGCAACACGCTCTATGTGGGTAGCCGCAAAAACGCGCTCGAGCACATCGATACCGCCTACCAGAACGGCTTTACCCCGTATGCCACGGGTTGCCAGATCATCATCGCCGACGGTCTCAAGGGCACCGACGAGGCGCTCGTCCCGGTCGAGGGCGGCGAGTACGTGCGCGAGGCCAAGATCGGTCAGGCGCTCATGGACGCCGATATCGTGATCAGCCTCACCCACTTTAAGGGCCATGAGCAGGCCGGTTTTGGCGGCGCCATGAAGAATCTTGGCATGGGCGGCGGCAGCCGTGCCGGCAAGATGGAGCAACATGCCGCCGGCAAGCCGAACGTCGCGACCGAGCACTGCGTTGGCTGCCGTGCCTGCGAAAAAATCTGCGCGCACGACGCCATCTCGTTTGACGATACCCGCGAGCGCGAGCTTGCCAACGGCAACACCCGCACGGTCCACGTGGCCGCCATCGACCACGATCGCTGCGTGGGCTGCGGACGCTGCATTGCGGCATGCAATCAGGACTGCATCAAGCCCGGCTATGACGCCGCGGCCGACGTGCTCAATTGCAAGATCGCCGAGTACACCAAGGCCGTCGTCGACGGCCGCCCGAGCTTCCATATCTCGCTTGCCATGGATATCAGCCCCAACTGCGATTGCCATCCCGAAAACGACACGCCTATCGTCAACGATATCGGCATGTTCGCGAGCTTCGACCCGGTCGCCATCGACCAGGCCTGCGCCGATGCCGTCATGGCATCCGAACCGCTGCCCAACACCGAGCTCACCGATAGCGCGGCCAAGATGGAGCATAGCCACGAGCATCTGGAGGGCGAACAGGCCAAGGACCCCTTCTGCATCACGCATCCCGACACCGATTGGCGCACCTGCATTGCGCATGCCGAGAAGATCGGCCTAGGCACGAGCAAGTATGAGCTCATCGAGGTCAAATAG
- a CDS encoding alpha/beta hydrolase encodes MAQNARSHRKLKIVGIVALVVVVALLGFAGNFLFDFALNPQAPYTMKMMQDSKNDKKGEQPDAEETEARAWFKENRESSSLTADDGTELAAWYFAASESTHDYAVCLHGYTNEPIGMARYVKRFHDRGMNVLAPAARAHERSGGDYIGMGWPERLDIVAWIERIVQADPEARILVFGESMGAATAMNVAGESLPANVKCIIEDCGYTSVWDEFSLQLKDVFGLPSFPLLDVANLVCNVRAGYDFHKASSVEQLKHATVPMLFIHGDQDTFVPYEMLDQNYDACASKVKQKLTIHGATHAKSAQVDPELYWNTVNNFLDEYF; translated from the coding sequence ATGGCTCAAAACGCACGTTCCCATCGAAAGCTCAAGATAGTCGGCATCGTTGCACTGGTGGTTGTCGTTGCGCTGCTGGGGTTTGCCGGCAACTTTTTGTTTGACTTTGCCCTGAACCCCCAAGCGCCGTACACCATGAAGATGATGCAGGATAGCAAGAACGACAAAAAAGGTGAGCAGCCGGATGCCGAGGAAACCGAGGCGCGGGCGTGGTTTAAAGAGAATCGCGAGAGCAGCAGCCTCACCGCAGATGACGGAACCGAGCTTGCCGCTTGGTATTTTGCTGCTTCGGAGAGCACGCACGACTACGCCGTCTGCCTGCATGGATATACCAACGAGCCCATCGGTATGGCCCGATACGTCAAGCGATTCCACGACCGCGGCATGAACGTGCTCGCGCCTGCCGCCCGCGCCCACGAACGCTCCGGCGGCGACTATATCGGCATGGGCTGGCCCGAGCGCCTCGACATCGTCGCATGGATCGAGCGAATCGTTCAGGCTGACCCCGAGGCGCGCATCCTGGTCTTTGGCGAGTCGATGGGCGCGGCAACCGCCATGAACGTCGCGGGGGAATCTCTGCCCGCAAACGTGAAATGCATTATCGAGGACTGCGGCTATACGAGTGTTTGGGACGAGTTTTCTCTGCAGCTCAAGGACGTGTTCGGCCTGCCCAGCTTTCCCTTGCTCGATGTAGCAAACTTGGTGTGCAACGTGCGCGCAGGCTACGACTTTCATAAGGCGAGCAGCGTGGAGCAACTCAAACACGCGACGGTTCCCATGCTGTTTATCCACGGCGACCAGGACACCTTTGTGCCGTACGAGATGCTCGACCAAAACTACGACGCGTGCGCCAGCAAGGTCAAGCAAAAGCTCACCATACATGGCGCCACCCACGCCAAGAGTGCGCAAGTTGACCCCGAGCTCTACTGGAATACGGTCAACAACTTCCTCGACGAGTATTTTTAG
- a CDS encoding hemolysin family protein: protein MDITISLITTLVLTLINGYFSMSEMALTTAKRAVLEHDAEEGDKRAERAVQLAADSDQLLATIQVAITLVGFASSAVASTSLSDPLATWLMSFGIAPLSAIARGLAPVIITVAVAFVSIVIGELVPKRIGLANAEGVSKQVVGPLSFFQKIARPLVWLTGACSDGLARLLRIKSADDRQNVSEEEIKYMVSEQDDLLDEEKRMIHEIFDLGDTVAREVMVPRVDTTMCEDDETVASVLSTMRQTGFSRIPVYHEDPDNVAGIAHIKDLIQPALDGKGDQPIAGFLRDATFVPDTKDILPLLSEMQTSHDQIVVVVDEYGGTAGIITIEDIVEEIVGEIEDEFDPDNKYLTRLSRREWLVDGRFSCDDAIELGWPLEESDDYETIAGWILELCDSVPDIGEVFEVAGYKFKVQSMRGQRISLIRVIAPAETDKKDSESSVDEPTTSGAGSANPHDGDE, encoded by the coding sequence ATGGACATAACCATCTCCCTTATTACCACGCTCGTCCTGACGCTTATCAACGGCTACTTCTCCATGTCCGAGATGGCTCTCACCACGGCCAAGCGCGCCGTGTTGGAGCACGATGCCGAGGAGGGCGATAAGCGCGCCGAGCGCGCCGTTCAGCTCGCCGCCGACTCCGATCAGCTGTTGGCCACCATCCAGGTCGCCATCACGCTCGTGGGCTTCGCCTCATCCGCCGTTGCCTCGACGAGCCTGTCCGACCCGCTCGCCACGTGGCTCATGAGCTTTGGCATCGCGCCGCTCTCCGCCATCGCGCGCGGCCTGGCGCCGGTCATCATCACCGTCGCGGTCGCCTTCGTGTCCATCGTGATCGGCGAGCTTGTGCCCAAGCGCATCGGCCTGGCCAATGCCGAGGGCGTGTCCAAGCAGGTCGTGGGACCGTTGTCGTTTTTCCAAAAGATCGCCCGTCCGCTCGTGTGGCTGACTGGCGCTTGCTCCGATGGCCTGGCCCGCCTTCTGCGCATCAAGAGTGCCGACGACCGTCAGAACGTCTCGGAGGAAGAGATCAAGTACATGGTCTCGGAGCAGGACGACCTGCTCGACGAGGAAAAGCGCATGATCCACGAGATCTTCGACCTAGGCGACACCGTTGCCCGCGAGGTCATGGTGCCGCGCGTGGACACCACCATGTGCGAGGACGACGAGACGGTCGCCAGCGTGCTATCCACCATGCGCCAGACCGGCTTCAGCCGCATCCCCGTCTATCACGAGGACCCCGACAACGTCGCGGGCATCGCGCACATCAAGGACCTGATCCAGCCCGCGCTCGACGGTAAGGGCGACCAGCCCATCGCCGGCTTTTTGCGCGACGCCACCTTTGTGCCCGACACCAAGGACATCCTGCCGCTGCTGTCCGAGATGCAGACCTCGCACGACCAGATCGTGGTGGTCGTGGACGAGTACGGCGGCACGGCCGGCATCATCACCATCGAGGACATCGTCGAGGAGATCGTCGGCGAGATCGAGGACGAGTTCGACCCTGACAACAAGTACCTCACGCGCCTCTCGCGCCGTGAGTGGCTCGTCGATGGGCGTTTTTCGTGCGATGACGCGATTGAGCTTGGTTGGCCGCTCGAGGAAAGCGATGATTATGAGACCATCGCCGGCTGGATTTTGGAGCTTTGCGACTCGGTGCCCGACATCGGAGAGGTGTTTGAGGTCGCGGGGTACAAGTTTAAAGTGCAGTCGATGCGTGGCCAGCGCATCTCGCTCATTCGCGTGATCGCTCCGGCCGAAACCGATAAGAAGGATTCCGAGTCTTCGGTAGACGAGCCGACGACGTCGGGTGCGGGTTCCGCGAATCCGCACGACGGCGACGAGTAG
- a CDS encoding ABC transporter permease, with product MSTFKTALRMALAHPFYLLIYTVFISLMGVFIAASVSWNSSQLTEYKPYDTNVIVVDRDNSDLSRALTKHLGSRFDLVTGIGDDAYDLADALAKSNSAKGSADCVFFIPEGFEDDLVAAARAGEALPKLDVTYGSGTMAAALSSAEASRWISLAGAAAALEPAASNGDVARAAEHAAAKRAEVQIEQVKVDSTAATTLESYFNFGAYAIISSVIVSVGLVFSGMNEPERVRRMDAGPVSERQRSLAVFAAAAVLTVCIWLVSSMMGVVGFASAVAEVGVGRVCLALAATFALACTPLAVGFTLSSLGAREELLNGVGNLLGMLMTFLGGAWMPLSLMGSAVQTVAHFVPTYWVNDAIGKALAADLTSTVLGDIACDLGVTVLFAAAIAAVGLALAHNKSHA from the coding sequence ATGAGCACCTTTAAGACCGCGCTTCGCATGGCGCTGGCGCACCCGTTCTACCTGCTCATCTATACGGTGTTTATCTCGCTGATGGGCGTATTCATCGCGGCTTCGGTGAGCTGGAACTCGTCGCAGCTTACCGAGTACAAGCCCTACGACACCAACGTGATCGTGGTCGACCGCGACAATAGCGACCTTTCGCGGGCGCTTACCAAGCACCTGGGCTCACGCTTTGACCTGGTCACGGGCATCGGCGACGACGCGTACGACCTTGCGGACGCGCTCGCCAAGAGCAACAGCGCCAAGGGCAGTGCCGATTGCGTGTTCTTTATCCCGGAGGGGTTTGAGGACGATCTTGTTGCAGCCGCCCGTGCGGGGGAGGCCCTGCCCAAGCTCGACGTGACCTACGGTTCCGGCACCATGGCGGCGGCGCTCTCGTCTGCCGAGGCCTCGCGCTGGATCTCGCTCGCGGGCGCTGCGGCGGCGCTTGAACCCGCTGCCTCCAACGGTGACGTCGCAAGGGCCGCCGAGCACGCGGCCGCAAAGCGCGCGGAGGTCCAGATCGAGCAGGTCAAGGTCGACTCGACTGCTGCTACCACGCTCGAGTCGTACTTCAACTTTGGCGCGTACGCGATCATCTCGTCGGTCATCGTGTCGGTGGGGCTGGTGTTCTCGGGCATGAACGAGCCCGAGCGCGTGCGCCGCATGGATGCCGGCCCGGTCTCTGAGCGCCAGCGTTCGCTCGCTGTGTTCGCGGCCGCCGCCGTGCTCACCGTCTGCATCTGGCTCGTGTCGAGCATGATGGGCGTCGTGGGCTTTGCCAGCGCGGTTGCCGAGGTCGGCGTGGGTCGCGTGTGCCTGGCGCTGGCGGCAACGTTTGCCCTGGCGTGCACGCCGCTGGCCGTTGGCTTTACGCTGTCGAGCCTGGGCGCGCGCGAGGAGCTGCTCAACGGTGTGGGCAACTTACTCGGCATGCTCATGACGTTTTTGGGTGGCGCCTGGATGCCGCTGTCGCTGATGGGTTCGGCCGTGCAGACGGTGGCGCACTTTGTGCCGACATATTGGGTGAACGACGCGATCGGCAAGGCGCTCGCCGCGGACCTGACGTCCACCGTGCTGGGTGACATCGCCTGCGATCTGGGCGTCACGGTGCTCTTTGCCGCGGCCATCGCCGCCGTAGGCCTAGCCCTCGCCCACAACAAATCCCACGCCTAG
- a CDS encoding ABC transporter ATP-binding protein: protein MATKQAYVQVKGLKKHYGDGDARLTVLDGIDASINRGEICVMLGPSGSGKSTFLNLIGGLEDADGGSIMVDGCDLTALKPADLGEYRRRELGFVFQFYNLVPDLTIKENIEVTAHLSKNPLDVDDLLRSLGLYEHRNKFPRQVSGGQQQRCAIGRALVKNLGLLLCDEPTGALDYKTSKEILRLMEDVNRTYGCTIIIVTHNAAIARMANRVLRLRDGRIVEDELNESPVTAAELDW from the coding sequence ATGGCGACAAAGCAAGCCTATGTCCAGGTCAAAGGGCTCAAGAAACACTATGGCGACGGTGATGCACGCCTGACGGTGCTCGACGGCATCGACGCGTCCATCAACCGCGGCGAGATCTGCGTCATGCTGGGGCCCTCGGGCTCGGGCAAGTCGACCTTTCTCAACCTGATCGGCGGCCTGGAGGATGCCGACGGCGGCTCCATCATGGTGGACGGCTGCGATCTCACGGCGCTCAAGCCCGCCGATCTGGGCGAGTACCGACGCCGCGAGCTGGGCTTTGTCTTCCAGTTCTACAACCTGGTGCCCGACCTTACCATCAAGGAAAACATCGAGGTCACGGCGCACCTGTCCAAAAACCCGCTCGACGTCGACGATCTGCTGCGTTCGCTGGGCCTCTACGAGCACCGCAACAAGTTTCCGCGCCAGGTCTCGGGCGGCCAGCAGCAGCGCTGCGCCATCGGCCGTGCGCTCGTCAAAAATCTGGGCCTGCTGCTGTGCGATGAGCCCACGGGTGCGCTCGACTACAAGACATCCAAGGAAATCTTGCGGCTCATGGAGGACGTCAACCGCACCTACGGCTGCACCATCATCATCGTCACCCACAACGCCGCCATCGCGCGCATGGCCAACCGCGTGCTGCGCCTGCGCGACGGCCGCATCGTCGAGGACGAGCTCAACGAGTCGCCCGTTACGGCCGCCGAGCTCGATTGGTAG
- a CDS encoding ABC transporter permease, producing the protein MTPLVKRLPRELRRNIGKYLGIFLLMCGSIALTSGFLLAAHSIGCLIDDMRDEYTIEDGRVTTSFEATKDQLKAAEDAADDVGGVTLYKNFSIDAIIKKTAGDDGTKRTLRTYAHRTKVDIASYCEGRQPKADDEVAIDRVFATNNDLSVDDKVELEGRTYTICGIMTQPDSQALFLNNSDFTVNTITYGVAEVTDAGFAALEGAGGAPAYTYSFTFADRDLSTADRIDAEQDMVEALTDADARVDDLIDADSNQGIGYARDDVDGDSMMWMTLLDIIIVIMAFVFVVLTDATIEEESAIIGTLLASGYRRREIVLHYLALPAIVGVLAALLGTALGVAFFTEPMRGLYYGSYSLPPFQVYWSWEIFVKCAVVPAAALILITLVGLLRKMGKTPLQFLRHEASGKSGTKRGLQLPERMGFVSRFRLRVFLRNLGNFATLFVGIAFASLLLLFGLAILPTMTHYADNLETSLVAEHQYTLKAPLELGGTAEEREQWSALERLQSVDGALLSAAQDADDELDDAADAAQTAADAAASSPSAESLTAAQDALAKVQDKKDALYARLDDLADALGCNRDGAIDLIDKASKIDTDNDDIHPVNTTDNGAGTIAQAEKYAVYQLQYDRGDGNGEETISVYGISSDSRYWKDLNVGDGRVVFGGGLLDKFGWSEGQKVTLSDKYEGEHYSFEYAGKDCAWGSKSDMNIYMSIDDFNELFDNDAAYFNGYVSDEKLDLDARYFAGDTTPDDMRAVGDQFIGMMSKMIGMMVGLAVFIFLLFMYLLTKAVIDHSARSISYMKVFGYRDSEISHLYIRSITLCVAASLVLSLPVIIGSLTAIFRSMLLAYNGNIEIYVPAWSMAACVGIGFATYLVVALLHTRSIKRVSLAEALKVQE; encoded by the coding sequence ATGACACCTCTCGTAAAACGACTCCCGCGCGAGCTGCGCCGCAATATCGGTAAGTACCTGGGCATCTTTTTGCTTATGTGCGGAAGTATCGCCCTCACGTCGGGCTTTTTGCTCGCGGCGCATTCCATCGGTTGCCTTATCGACGACATGCGCGACGAGTACACGATTGAGGACGGCCGCGTGACCACCTCCTTCGAGGCCACCAAAGACCAGCTCAAGGCAGCCGAGGATGCAGCCGACGACGTCGGCGGCGTCACGCTCTACAAGAATTTCTCCATCGACGCCATCATCAAAAAGACCGCCGGCGACGACGGCACCAAGCGCACGCTGCGCACCTATGCGCACCGCACCAAGGTCGATATCGCGTCCTACTGTGAGGGCAGGCAGCCTAAGGCGGACGATGAGGTGGCAATCGACCGTGTCTTCGCCACCAACAACGACCTTTCCGTGGACGATAAGGTCGAGCTCGAGGGCCGCACCTACACCATCTGCGGCATCATGACCCAGCCCGATAGCCAGGCGCTGTTCCTCAACAATTCGGACTTTACGGTGAACACCATCACCTATGGTGTTGCCGAGGTCACCGACGCCGGCTTTGCCGCGCTCGAGGGTGCCGGTGGCGCACCTGCCTACACCTACTCCTTCACCTTTGCCGATCGCGATCTCTCCACTGCAGATCGCATCGATGCCGAGCAGGATATGGTCGAGGCGCTGACCGACGCCGATGCGCGCGTGGATGACCTCATCGACGCCGATTCCAACCAGGGCATTGGCTACGCGCGCGACGACGTGGACGGCGACTCCATGATGTGGATGACGTTGCTCGACATCATCATCGTGATCATGGCGTTCGTCTTTGTGGTGCTCACCGACGCCACCATCGAGGAGGAGAGCGCCATCATCGGCACGCTGCTCGCCAGCGGCTATCGTCGTCGCGAGATCGTGCTGCACTACCTGGCACTTCCCGCCATCGTGGGCGTGCTCGCGGCGCTTTTGGGCACCGCGCTCGGCGTTGCGTTCTTTACCGAGCCCATGCGCGGTCTCTACTACGGCTCGTACAGCCTGCCGCCCTTCCAGGTGTACTGGAGCTGGGAGATCTTTGTGAAGTGTGCCGTGGTTCCCGCCGCCGCGCTCATTCTCATCACGCTGGTGGGCCTGCTTCGCAAGATGGGCAAGACGCCGTTGCAGTTCCTTCGTCACGAGGCGAGCGGCAAATCGGGCACCAAGCGTGGCCTGCAGCTGCCGGAGCGCATGGGCTTTGTCTCGCGCTTTCGCCTGCGCGTCTTCCTGCGCAACCTGGGTAACTTCGCCACGCTCTTCGTGGGCATTGCGTTTGCCTCGCTGCTGCTGCTCTTTGGCCTGGCGATCCTGCCCACGATGACGCACTATGCGGACAACCTCGAGACGAGCCTGGTCGCCGAGCACCAGTACACGCTCAAGGCGCCGCTGGAGCTCGGGGGCACTGCCGAGGAGCGCGAGCAGTGGTCGGCACTCGAGCGCTTGCAGTCGGTTGACGGCGCGCTGCTTTCTGCCGCCCAGGATGCCGATGACGAGCTTGACGACGCGGCCGATGCGGCGCAGACGGCAGCCGACGCCGCAGCCAGCTCTCCGTCTGCCGAGAGCCTGACCGCAGCGCAGGATGCGCTCGCCAAGGTCCAGGACAAGAAGGATGCGCTCTACGCGCGCCTTGACGATCTTGCCGATGCCCTCGGCTGCAACCGCGACGGGGCTATCGACCTGATCGACAAGGCGTCGAAAATCGACACTGACAACGACGACATTCACCCGGTCAACACGACCGACAACGGTGCGGGCACAATCGCGCAGGCCGAGAAATATGCCGTTTACCAGCTGCAATACGACCGCGGCGATGGTAATGGCGAGGAGACGATTTCCGTCTATGGCATTTCATCTGACTCGCGCTATTGGAAAGACCTCAACGTCGGCGATGGGCGCGTCGTCTTTGGCGGCGGTCTGCTCGATAAGTTTGGCTGGAGCGAGGGCCAGAAGGTCACGCTCAGCGACAAGTACGAGGGCGAGCATTATTCCTTTGAGTACGCGGGCAAGGACTGTGCCTGGGGCTCAAAGTCGGACATGAATATCTATATGAGTATCGATGACTTTAACGAACTGTTCGACAACGATGCCGCCTACTTTAACGGCTATGTGAGCGATGAAAAGCTCGACCTCGATGCGCGCTACTTTGCCGGCGACACCACGCCCGACGACATGCGCGCCGTGGGTGACCAGTTCATCGGCATGATGAGCAAAATGATCGGCATGATGGTTGGGCTCGCGGTGTTTATCTTCCTGCTGTTTATGTACCTGCTGACCAAGGCTGTGATCGACCACAGCGCCCGTTCGATCAGCTACATGAAAGTCTTTGGCTATCGCGATAGCGAGATCTCGCATCTGTACATTCGGTCGATCACGCTGTGCGTGGCGGCGTCGCTCGTGCTGAGCCTGCCGGTCATTATTGGCTCGCTCACGGCCATCTTCCGCTCGATGCTGCTTGCCTACAACGGCAATATCGAGATCTACGTGCCCGCTTGGTCCATGGCGGCGTGCGTGGGCATTGGCTTTGCGACCTACCTGGTCGTGGCGCTGCTACACACGCGCTCTATCAAGCGCGTCAGCCTGGCCGAGGCGCTGAAGGTGCAGGAGTAG
- the trhA gene encoding PAQR family membrane homeostasis protein TrhA codes for MSDSSDSSKPRPKTAAVPHYTVGEEIMNSVTHGVGCLLGIAGLVLLIVFAALRGGGPAHMAAAIVYGVSIILEYLASTLYHAIQPARAKRVFRIIDHSCIYLLIAGSYTPFCLITLANDGGPMLFFAVWAIAIIGIALECFMRERQPHWVSGLVYLLMGWLVVFKLPELVALLNPVALALLAVGGVCYTVGVPFYIAKNVRYLHSVFHLWVLAGSIFQFMAVILFVI; via the coding sequence ATGTCCGATTCGAGCGACAGTTCTAAGCCGCGACCCAAGACCGCGGCCGTTCCACACTACACGGTGGGCGAGGAGATCATGAACTCCGTCACCCATGGTGTCGGCTGCCTGCTGGGTATCGCCGGCCTGGTACTCCTGATCGTATTCGCTGCCCTGCGCGGCGGAGGCCCGGCCCACATGGCCGCGGCAATTGTCTATGGCGTCAGCATTATCCTCGAATATCTGGCCTCCACGCTCTATCACGCGATTCAGCCCGCTCGCGCCAAGCGCGTGTTTCGCATCATCGACCACAGCTGCATCTACCTGCTCATAGCCGGCAGCTATACGCCGTTTTGCCTCATCACGCTCGCAAACGACGGCGGCCCTATGCTGTTCTTTGCCGTGTGGGCCATCGCCATCATCGGCATCGCCCTCGAGTGCTTTATGCGCGAGCGTCAACCGCACTGGGTAAGCGGCCTGGTCTACCTGCTGATGGGCTGGCTCGTCGTCTTTAAGCTGCCCGAGCTCGTGGCGCTGCTGAACCCCGTCGCGCTTGCCCTGCTCGCCGTCGGCGGCGTGTGCTATACCGTGGGCGTGCCGTTCTATATCGCCAAAAACGTGCGCTATCTGCACAGTGTTTTCCACTTGTGGGTGCTCGCCGGCAGCATCTTCCAGTTCATGGCGGTGATCCTCTTCGTAATCTAG
- a CDS encoding YtxH domain-containing protein has protein sequence MGKTFSFVSGALFGAAAGAIIGVALAPRSGAETRAMAADIANDAWDNMRDTYEHSAEEARAAVNDFGPMVDAKTDDLRAKVDLARERMDQLREQLNDAISGGNVTPAADVVVENAVEADTEAAEPSTEA, from the coding sequence ATGGGTAAGACTTTCAGCTTTGTCTCCGGCGCACTTTTTGGTGCCGCTGCCGGCGCTATTATCGGTGTTGCTCTGGCCCCGCGCTCGGGCGCCGAGACCCGCGCCATGGCTGCCGATATCGCCAACGACGCTTGGGACAATATGCGCGACACCTACGAGCACAGCGCCGAGGAGGCCCGTGCTGCGGTGAATGACTTTGGCCCGATGGTCGACGCCAAGACTGACGACCTGCGCGCCAAGGTCGACCTGGCCCGCGAGCGCATGGACCAGCTGCGCGAGCAGCTCAACGACGCCATTTCGGGTGGCAACGTGACGCCTGCCGCCGACGTCGTGGTCGAAAACGCCGTCGAGGCTGATACCGAGGCTGCGGAGCCCTCGACCGAGGCATAA